From one Sylvia atricapilla isolate bSylAtr1 chromosome 17, bSylAtr1.pri, whole genome shotgun sequence genomic stretch:
- the PITPNB gene encoding phosphatidylinositol transfer protein beta isoform — protein sequence MVLIKEFRVVLPCSVQEYQVGQLYSVAEASKNETGGGEGIQVLKNEPYEQDGEKGQYTHKIYHLKSKVPGFVRMIAPEGSLVFHEKAWNAYPYCRTIVTNEYMKDDFFIKIETWHKPDLGTTENVHNLDPNTWKSVEVVHIDIADRTQVEPGDYKADEDPALFQSVKTKRGPLGPNWKKELATDEECPKMCAYKLVTIKFKWWGLQNKVENFIQKQEKRIFTNFHRQLFCWIDKWIELTMEDIRRMEDETQKELEALRNQGQVRGTSAANDE from the exons ATGGTGCTGATCAAGGAGTT ccGAGTGGTTTTACCTTGCTCAGTGCAAGAG TATCAAGTTGGGCAACTTTATTCTGTGGCAGAAGCAAGCAAAAACGAAACAGGAGGTGGAGAAGGAATTCAGGTCTTAAAAAACGAGCCTTACGAACAGGATGGTGAGAAGGGACAATATACTCACAAAATCTATCATTTAAAGAG taAAGTCCCAGGGTTTGTAAGGATGATTGCTCCAGAAGGCTCCCTGGTGTTCCATGAGAAGGCCTGGAATGCATATCCCTATTGTAGAACAA TTGTGACA AATGAATACATGAAAGATGACTTCTTCATAAAAATTGAGACCTGGCATAAACCAGATTTGGGAACAACAGAGAAC gTGCACAATTTAGATCCAAACACATGGAAGAGTGTTGAGGTTGTCCATATTGACATTGCAGATAGAACCCAAGTAGAACCAGGA GACTACAAAGCTGATGAAGATCCTGCGTTATTCCAGTCAGTTAAGACGAAGAGAGGACCTCTGGGGCCAAACTGGAAG AAGGAATTAGCAACTGATGAGGAGTGTCCCAAAATGTGTGCTTATAAATTGGTGACCATCAAATTTAAGTGGTGGGGACTGCAGAACAAAGTCGAAAACTTTATACAGAAG caagaaaaaaggaTATTTACCAACTTCCACCGCCAGCTGTTCTGTTGGATTGACAAGTGGATTGAACTGACTATGGAGGACATCAGGAGGATGGAGGATGAAACCCAGAAGGAGCTGGAAGCG ctgCGTAACCAAGGCCAGGTGAGAGGAACGAGTGCTGCCAATGACGAGTGA
- the MN1 gene encoding transcriptional activator MN1, whose product MFGLEQFEPQNSGRSGGQAERGFGQPGLSMSAHFKAPAFPGGGPAPADPALGALGEPPLLGMNMSLAGDGYGFPGRGPAELHGGGMQPPVHGFFGGQQPHGGPGGAPHPHQHPPHFGGGFGPDPGASCVHGGRLLGYSGALGGQTAFADGYEHMAEGQGGEGFGQQRPGTLPDFQHHGAGAASHAVPAPCLPLDQSPNRAASFHGLPAAGSSEPHGLEPRRLPAQGGVDSLEYNYPGDGPASHFELPVFSPSEPEGQLPHYGGGRQVPAGGSFAGAPALPRAPGMAVAKAHQPQQHGVFFERFGGARKMSASLEPGANARHPLMQQQQPPPPPPQPPQQPPGLLARQNSCPPAIPRQQQTEANAPNSNLQDNGPIMQNQHAQFEYPIHRLENRNMHPYTDPVFNMQHPPPQQPPNQRLQHFDAPYVSVAKRPRFDFPNTPGVERCASWGGGMHGPAMESHLSPTAYPGLPGEFTPPAPEAFGGPLPHGGPEHPALAQRQNAALVMKQMASRSQQRLRPPSLQQLGHHGEVGAPGGLPPPAFEREAGGGRSFDAPAPHLAPDGAWFAGPAPPGELLPRRLAAPGLPAEAAPHELGLQPGGPAVLFRPGAGGLGLQEPLRMAGEGPAQALPSPGVHPPFTPSMGGLSQLQSPGSGVALPSAPAERRGPADFATQPGFPFAAAARQPAAHGAAPALSASPGAYPPPPPEFPPPPPPRPAASKLGALSLGSFSKAASKDNVFGQSCLAALSTACQNMIASLGAPNLNVTFNKKSPAEAKRKLSQAEPDPPPAAPDYFPAGPPVGGGGTGKAAGTAPLLPAESSLSPGYALEPVAGGEGKAGGGRGRGRRKRDSGHVSPGTFFDKFSAAEGGGAGVSPGQPAVPVAAGAPPGAAGAERGGGTPHDKPLTSPSWGKGSELLLAEQPDLMSSLDSGIQSVTKSDGSSPHVDFPDEVSTSYGNEDEVSSSSDNATSKPTRSPLLGGSPKLPRGEHTLLNGQKPLALGLLSTSTSTPDSYGLSTTAGAHPGTPSMEQVRTPTSTSAQDEIHPLEILQAQIQLQRQQFSISEDQPLGLKSKKGECAGQNGDSDLGSCCSEGVKGTMSTIDLDSLMAEHNSTWYLPGEKALMEGQEEDKPMAPWEKPKPPNPSKEAHDLPPSKTSAAAAQTGTHLQCLSVHCTDDVGEAKGRTAVPTWRSLHSDISNRFGTFVAALT is encoded by the coding sequence ATGTTCGGGCTGGAGCAGTTCGAGCCGCAGAACAGCGGCCGGAGCGGCGGGCAGGCGGAGCGGGGCTTCGGCCAGCCCGGACTGAGCATGAGCGCGCACTTCAAGGCGCCGGCCTTCCCCGGCGGCGGCCCAGCACCGGCGGACCCGGCCCTGGGAGCGCTGGGCGAGCCGCCCCTCCTGGGCATGAACATGAGTCTGGCCGGGGACGGCTACGGCTTCCCGGGCCGCGGCCCTGCCGAGCTGCACGGCGGCGGCATGCAGCCGCCTGTGCACGGCTTCTTCGGCGGACAGCAGCCGcacggcggccccggcggcgcccCCCACCCGCACCAGCACCCCCCGCACTTCGGCGGCGGCTTCGGGCCCGACCCCGGCGCCTCCTGCGTGCACGGCGGGCGCCTTCTGGGCTACAGCGGCGCTTTGGGCGGGCAGACGGCGTTCGCCGACGGCTACGAGCACATGGCCGAGGGCCAGGGCGGCGAGGGCTTCGGGCAGCAGCGCCCCGGGACCTTGCCCGATTTCCAGCACCACGGCGCCGGCGCTGCCAGCCACGCCGTGCCGGCGCCCTGCCTGCCCCTCGACCAGTCCCCCAACCGCGCTGCCTCCTTCCACGGGCTGCCGGCGGCCGGCTCCTCAGAGCCCCACGGCCTGGAGCCGCGGCGGCTGCCGGCGCAGGGCGGCGTGGACTCGCTGGAATACAATTATCCTGGCGATGGCCCTGCCAGCCACTTCGAGCTGCCCGTCTTCTCCCCGTCGGAgcctgaggggcagctgccgCACTACGGCGGCGGGCGGCAGGTGCCGGCGGGCGGCAGCTTCGCGGGGGCGCCCGCCCTGCCCCGGGCGCCGGGCATGGCCGTGGCCAAGGCGCACCAGCCGCAGCAGCACGGCGTCTTCTTCGAGCGCTTCGGGGGGGCGCGGAAGATGTCGGCCAGTCTGGAGCCGGGGGCCAACGCCAGGCACCCgctgatgcagcagcagcagccaccaccGCCACCACCGCAACCACCGCAGCAGCCGCCGGGCTTGCTGGCCAGACAGAACTCCTGCCCGCCAGCCATCCCTAGGCAACAGCAAACAGAAGCCAACGCTCCCAACTCCAACCTGCAGGACAATGGGCCCATAATGCAGAACCAGCATGCACAGTTTGAATACCCTATTCACAGACTGGAGAACAGGAATATGCATCCCTACACCGACCCCGTGTTTAATATGCAGCACCCTCCTCCGCAACAGCCACCAAATCAAAGACTGCAGCACTTCGATGCCCCCTACGTGAGCGTCGCCAAGAGGCCGCGGTTTGACTTCCCCAACACTCCTGGCGTCGAGCGCTGCGCCTCCTGGGGCGGCGGCATGCACGGCCCGGCCATGGAGAGTCACCTTTCCCCGACGGCCTACCCTGGCCTGCCGGGCGAGTTCACCCCGCCGGCACCCGAGGCCTTTGGGGGCCCGTTGCCACACGGCGGCCCTGAGCACCCGGCGCTGGCGCAGCGCCAGAACGCGGCCCTGGTGATGAAGCAGATGGCCTCGCGAAGCCAGCAGCGCCTGCGGCCGCCcagtctgcagcagctggggcatCATGGTGAGGTGGGCGCACCCGGCGGCCTGCCCCCGCCAGCCTTCGAGCGGGAGGCCGGTGGCGGCCGCAGCTTCGATGCTCCGGCGCCGCACCTGGCCCCCGACGGCGCCTGGTTCGCGGGGCCGGCGCcgcctggggagctgctgccgaGGCGCTTGGCAGCGCCCGGGCTACCGGCCGAGGCAGCCCCCCACGAGCTGGGCCTGCAGCCGGGCGGCCCCGCCGTGCTCTTCCGGCCGGGCGCCggtgggctggggctgcaggagcccttGCGGATGGCAGGCGAGGGGCCGGCACAGGCCCTGCCGTCGCCCGGCGTCCATCCGCCCTTCACACCCTCAATGGGCGGCCTCTCGCAGCTGCAGTCACCAGGCAGCGGTGTGGCACTGCCCAGTGCCCCCGCTGAGCGCCGTGGCCCCGCCGACTTCGCCACCCAGCCCGGCTTCCCCTtcgcggcggcggcgcggcaGCCGGCGGCCCACGGGGCTGCACCTGCCCTCAGCGCCTCGCCGGGGGCCTacccgccgcccccgcccgagtttcccccgccgcccccgccaCGGCCCGCTGCCAGCAAGCTGGGTGCCCTCTCGCTGGGCTCCTTCAGCAAGGCGGCCAGCAAGGACAATGTCTTcgggcagagctgcctggctgcCCTCTCCACTGCCTGCCAAAACATGATCGCGAGCCTGGGCGCTCCCAACCTCAACGTCACCTTCAACAAGAAGAGCCCGGCCGAGGCCAAGCGCAAGCTCAGCCAGGCCGAGCCCGACCCGCCACCTGCTGCCCCGGACTATTTCCCAGCAGGGCCGCCAGTCGGTGGGGGTGGCACGGGCAAAGCAGCGGGCACTGCCCCGCTGCTGCCCGCGGAGAGCAGCCTCTCGCCCGGCTACGCGCTGGAGCCGGTGGCCGGTGGCGAGGGGAAGGCGGGTGGCGGGCGGGGTCGGGGTCGCCGGAAACGGGACAGTGGGCACGTCAGCCCCGGCACGTTTTTTGACAAGTTCTCAGCTGCCGAGGGCGGGGGAGCCGGTGTCAGCCCAGGGCAGCCGGCAGTGCCGGTGGCGGCGGGGGCCccgccgggggctgcgggcgcTGAGCGCGGTGGAGGCACCCCTCATGACAAGCCCCTGACCTCCCCTTCCTGGGGCAAGGGTAGTGAACTGTTGCTGGCGGAGCAGCCCGACCTGATGTCCTCCCTGGACAGCGGCATCCAGAGCGTGACCAAGTCAGACGGCAGCTCCCCGCACGTGGACTTTCCTGACGAGGTCAGCACCAGCTATGGCAACGAGGACGAGGTGTCCTCCAGCTCCGACAATGCCACCTCCAAGCCCACCCGTAGCCCGCTGCTGGGTGGTTCGCCCAAGCTGCCCCGTGGGGAGCACACACTTCTCAACGGACAGAAGCCCCTGGCCCTTGGCCTTCTCAGTACATCTACCTCGACCCCCGACAGCTATGGGCTCAGCACCACGGCGGGCGCTCACCCTGGCACGCCAAGCATGGAACAGGTGCGGACCCCCACGAGCACCTCGGCCCAGGATGAGATCCACCCCCTGGAGATCCTGCAGGCACAGATCCAGCTCCAGCGGCAGCAGTTCAGCATCTCGGAAGACCAGCCCTTGGGGTTGAAGAGCAAGAAGGGGGAGTGTGCGGGGCAGAATGGGGACAGTgacctgggcagctgctgctcggAGGGTGTCAAGGGCACCATGAGCACCATCGACCTGGACTCTCTGATGGCAGAGCACAACTCCACCTGGTACCTGCCTGGAGAGAAGGCCCTgatggaggggcaggaggaggacaAGCCCATGGCGCCCTGGGAGAAGCCCAAGCCCCCGAACCCCAGCAAAGAAG